One Curtobacterium herbarum genomic window carries:
- a CDS encoding LysR family transcriptional regulator substrate-binding protein → MTALSIAFVPGVSPAKWVRVWRQRRPDVDLVLMPVTADDVLDVIEGDADMVFARMPVPERADGEQPHAIPLWTETAVVAAPKDSPLAELEEVTEADLAGVTVLDAGPVPSDVAAALDLVEANVGVVVLPQSLFRAESRKSLVSRPLAGSPGTRVALVWRDEDASELTEEFIGVVRGRTANSSRQQDQPTGADPDEQDGARQKASGKAPGGKATAANAKTVAKRSATKGTGAKSGGGKNSTGRGRTPRGMSGKPKRGSKGNR, encoded by the coding sequence ATGACCGCGCTCTCCATCGCCTTCGTACCCGGGGTCTCCCCCGCCAAGTGGGTACGGGTCTGGCGTCAGCGCCGACCGGACGTCGACCTGGTCCTCATGCCGGTCACCGCGGACGACGTCCTCGACGTCATCGAGGGTGACGCCGACATGGTCTTCGCCCGGATGCCGGTCCCCGAACGGGCCGACGGCGAGCAGCCGCACGCGATCCCGCTGTGGACCGAGACGGCCGTCGTCGCCGCGCCGAAGGACTCCCCCCTCGCCGAGCTCGAGGAGGTCACCGAGGCGGACCTCGCCGGCGTCACCGTCCTCGACGCCGGGCCCGTCCCGTCGGACGTCGCGGCAGCACTCGACCTCGTCGAGGCCAACGTCGGCGTCGTCGTCCTCCCCCAGTCCCTGTTCCGCGCCGAGAGCCGGAAGTCCCTGGTCTCCCGGCCGCTCGCCGGCTCCCCAGGTACCCGCGTCGCGCTCGTCTGGCGTGACGAGGACGCCTCGGAGCTCACCGAGGAGTTCATCGGCGTCGTCCGTGGGCGCACCGCGAACAGCTCTCGGCAGCAGGACCAGCCAACAGGCGCAGATCCGGACGAGCAGGACGGCGCACGACAGAAGGCGTCCGGCAAGGCACCGGGTGGCAAGGCCACGGCGGCGAACGCGAAGACCGTCGCCAAGCGGAGCGCCACGAAGGGCACCGGCGCGAAGAGCGGCGGCGGCAAGAACTCCACCGGTCGCGGCCGCACCCCGCGTGGCATGTCCGGCAAGCCGAAGCGCGGCTCGAAGGGCAACCGCTGA
- a CDS encoding DUF5997 family protein, whose protein sequence is MAQEQTMKPETAAKKLGILLSATPESFRAGPIARTTFDELQSEPPTWLQDLRRDGPHPRPVVAARLGVSISGLVRAGVDDVLTTEQIKELLQEMPAWLVQERSTQAAVRTENVRVKQERAARTEG, encoded by the coding sequence ATGGCCCAGGAACAGACCATGAAGCCCGAGACCGCTGCCAAGAAGCTCGGCATCCTCCTCTCGGCGACGCCCGAGTCGTTCCGTGCGGGCCCGATCGCTCGCACGACGTTCGACGAACTGCAGAGCGAACCGCCGACGTGGCTGCAGGACCTCCGTCGTGACGGTCCGCACCCCCGCCCGGTCGTCGCCGCGCGCCTCGGGGTGTCGATCTCCGGACTCGTCCGCGCCGGCGTGGACGACGTCCTCACCACGGAGCAGATCAAGGAGCTGCTGCAGGAGATGCCCGCGTGGCTCGTGCAGGAGCGGTCGACCCAGGCCGCGGTCCGCACCGAGAACGTGCGCGTGAAGCAGGAGCGCGCCGCCCGCACCGAGGGCTGA
- a CDS encoding Lrp/AsnC family transcriptional regulator, with protein sequence MSDRIVRRPDAPPPRLDEVDERILWVLASDARIPNNRLAAAVGIAPSTCLVRVRALEDAGIITGYRAEVDIARLGFSIEAMVSVRVHAAARHELREFAKRLLRVPVVLDVSFLAGDKDFLVHIACTSTEQLRDFVADELSGDPSVATTQTSIVFERLVADREHQARSYGELRRWQA encoded by the coding sequence GTGTCCGACCGCATCGTCCGCCGCCCCGACGCACCACCGCCGCGCCTCGACGAGGTCGACGAGCGGATCCTCTGGGTCCTCGCGTCCGATGCCCGGATCCCGAACAACCGGCTGGCGGCCGCCGTCGGCATCGCCCCGTCGACCTGCCTGGTGCGGGTCCGGGCGCTCGAGGACGCCGGCATCATCACCGGCTACCGGGCCGAGGTCGACATCGCGCGTCTCGGGTTCTCGATCGAGGCGATGGTCTCCGTCCGGGTGCACGCCGCCGCACGGCACGAGTTGCGGGAGTTCGCGAAACGCCTGCTCCGGGTGCCGGTGGTGCTCGACGTGTCGTTCCTGGCCGGCGACAAGGACTTCCTCGTGCACATCGCGTGCACGTCGACCGAGCAGCTGCGGGACTTCGTCGCCGACGAGCTGAGCGGGGACCCGTCGGTCGCGACGACGCAGACGTCGATCGTGTTCGAACGGCTGGTCGCGGACCGGGAGCACCAGGCCCGGTCGTACGGCGAACTGCGCCGCTGGCAGGCCTGA
- a CDS encoding GNAT family N-acetyltransferase, which translates to MPSTFSAPTRNLDVVTLHEILRLRQDVFVVEQDCAYDDIDGRDLEPGTVQFWAGSGSVDATLRLLREPDGTERIGRVATAAHARGKGLGAALMQAAIAESRSEKISINAQAHLAEWYAQFGFVRSGEDFLEDAIPHTPMVRTR; encoded by the coding sequence GTGCCCTCGACCTTCAGCGCCCCGACCCGCAACCTCGACGTCGTCACGCTGCACGAGATCCTCCGCCTGCGACAGGACGTGTTCGTGGTCGAGCAGGACTGCGCCTACGACGACATCGACGGCCGCGACCTGGAGCCCGGCACCGTGCAGTTCTGGGCCGGCAGCGGTTCGGTCGACGCGACGCTGCGCCTGCTCCGCGAGCCCGACGGCACCGAGCGGATCGGCCGGGTCGCGACGGCGGCGCACGCCCGTGGGAAGGGCCTGGGCGCCGCGCTGATGCAGGCCGCGATCGCCGAGAGCCGCTCGGAGAAGATCAGCATCAACGCGCAGGCGCACCTCGCCGAGTGGTACGCGCAGTTCGGCTTCGTGCGCTCGGGTGAGGACTTCCTCGAGGACGCCATCCCGCACACCCCGATGGTCCGGACCCGCTGA
- a CDS encoding alpha/beta hydrolase — MPSELLHLPIVVPAVLVPVDVVALVLVLLTVFAPRGRSKDAAAPRRRWNRGLPAVLVRIAAMAVGSGIGLVAVWWFGDVQDLFGVSFTPVTRMWVAFLGAAVLLFLVVLVQGGNGRRIVGLGAALAVALTAGLGINVDFGAYRTIGEAVTPNPYPMGSLGHEHAARPAARVVDAATWTAPKGMPRHGRTVSVRIPATVSHFHARPAVVWLPPAAQVADPPTLPVLVALSGQPGQPADMFQTGRLGALLDHYAAAHHGIAPIVVSPDQLGAPGHNPMCVDSRRLGRSATYVMTDTVRWIHQHLDVASGSAAWGIGGFSQGATCAMQFSSAYPEVFGTTLAISSELAPANGDLQHTIEVGFAGSRKAYVRATPEALLAAHTPYHDHLTVFGYGEDDAPYKASTLALRAAADRAGITTRLIVSPGSAHDWNTVRYVLGRGLPAVIAHLGLPVDGVRR; from the coding sequence GTGCCATCAGAACTGCTCCACCTCCCGATCGTCGTCCCGGCCGTGCTCGTGCCGGTGGACGTCGTCGCCCTCGTCCTCGTCCTCCTGACCGTCTTCGCACCGCGCGGTCGGTCGAAGGACGCTGCCGCGCCGCGACGACGCTGGAACCGGGGCCTGCCGGCGGTGCTGGTGCGGATCGCGGCGATGGCGGTGGGTTCCGGCATCGGCCTGGTCGCCGTGTGGTGGTTCGGCGACGTCCAGGACCTCTTCGGCGTGTCCTTCACGCCGGTGACCCGCATGTGGGTCGCGTTCCTCGGGGCCGCGGTCCTGCTGTTCCTGGTCGTCCTCGTGCAGGGCGGCAACGGCCGGCGGATCGTCGGGCTCGGAGCCGCACTGGCCGTCGCCCTGACCGCGGGCCTCGGCATCAACGTCGACTTCGGCGCGTACCGGACCATCGGCGAGGCCGTCACGCCGAACCCCTACCCGATGGGCAGCCTCGGCCACGAGCACGCGGCCCGACCAGCCGCCCGTGTCGTCGACGCGGCGACCTGGACCGCACCGAAGGGGATGCCCAGGCACGGCCGGACCGTGTCGGTCCGGATCCCGGCGACGGTCTCGCACTTCCACGCCCGGCCCGCCGTCGTCTGGCTGCCGCCGGCGGCGCAGGTCGCGGACCCGCCGACCCTGCCGGTCCTCGTCGCGCTCTCGGGGCAGCCCGGGCAGCCGGCCGACATGTTCCAGACCGGCCGGCTCGGGGCCTTGCTCGACCACTACGCCGCCGCGCACCACGGCATCGCGCCGATCGTCGTCTCGCCCGACCAGCTCGGCGCACCGGGCCACAACCCGATGTGCGTCGACAGCCGCCGCCTCGGACGGAGTGCGACCTACGTGATGACGGACACGGTCCGCTGGATCCACCAGCACCTCGACGTGGCCTCGGGGAGCGCCGCCTGGGGCATCGGTGGCTTCTCGCAGGGGGCGACCTGCGCCATGCAGTTCTCGAGCGCGTACCCGGAGGTGTTCGGCACGACCCTCGCGATCTCCAGCGAGCTGGCCCCGGCGAACGGCGACCTCCAGCACACCATCGAGGTCGGGTTCGCCGGCTCCCGCAAGGCCTACGTCCGGGCCACCCCGGAGGCGCTGCTCGCCGCCCACACGCCCTACCACGACCACCTCACCGTGTTCGGGTACGGCGAGGACGACGCCCCGTACAAGGCGTCGACGCTCGCGCTCCGTGCTGCTGCTGACCGCGCCGGGATCACGACGCGCCTGATCGTCTCGCCCGGTTCCGCCCACGACTGGAACACCGTCCGGTACGTCCTCGGCCGCGGCCTCCCGGCCGTGATCGCGCACCTCGGCCTGCCCGTGGACGGGGTCCGACGATGA
- a CDS encoding DUF2156 domain-containing protein yields the protein MTGPDERATAPGTPTSGPGKPTSAPDKPTTAPDKPTTTPDAARPATTGTATGAGHAATARVLRDVGRASRTFRRAVTRQPVTAVLLLLVLVASVTAAVLRFADGRPVPDALVPFRVFAVTTGVLALILTLAGVVVLVGAAERLMGSRRTVSAFLATSVVGAAAAAVVGVIDPDGRRGAALLSGAEGLDPWTAILGTITTASAFAGPLWRRRIRVNAVAVVLALFLYAGHTADLSAVVATAAGWGLGEVFRRTPKRTGWTRSSHRETRVLLGTVVLVSAVGPVIALVSRARVGLLAPIAAVVGMGPADQPSVCRAGGVAGECLHRLLTYRATDPWSLLLAIAPLLVLVVGAVGLFRGSRFAVWLVVVVDTVTGIAAAVTYTDVPGRVEQLRGSEDDVVVVLSIAASIAVPLVTALVLVLLRRSFTVAVARSRVLAFAVTVLAAAAVLATLVFVVADAAPVRVHDPLGLVVAVLGPLSPVVHHRDLPIRDPGLRTVLSLVGPLLWAVVAVAAIRPAGAAPGVADADADVSAADRDRARALLVAGGGDTFGWMATWPGSAHWFSADGRAGVAYRRTGTVAVALGPFGWPDARVSALTEFARHCDDNGWTAVFHGIDTTSAAALTRLGWRTLPVAEDASFDPRDWTTSGSRKQDVRTAVNKARRSGFTATWSSWQELPVATTRQIEAISEEWVADRELPEMGFTLGSLDEMRDPAVRTLVAQDAEGTVLGVTSWLPSHREGRVVGWTLDVMRRRADAPNGVMEFLVASAAEVMREQGAERLGLSAAPLARTPGTGSTGDGVETLLELVGGVLEPVYGFRSLLRFKRKFGPELEPLVLAYPDPVALPAIGVAVVRAYLPDLSLRQALALVRGRG from the coding sequence ATGACCGGCCCGGACGAGCGCGCGACCGCTCCGGGCACGCCGACGAGCGGTCCGGGCAAGCCCACGAGCGCTCCGGACAAGCCGACGACCGCTCCGGACAAGCCCACGACGACCCCCGACGCAGCCCGCCCCGCCACGACCGGGACCGCGACCGGCGCCGGCCACGCGGCCACCGCACGCGTCCTGCGGGACGTGGGGCGGGCCTCCCGGACGTTCCGGCGCGCCGTCACCCGCCAGCCGGTGACCGCCGTCCTCCTCCTGCTGGTGCTCGTCGCGTCGGTCACCGCCGCGGTCCTGCGGTTCGCCGACGGCCGGCCGGTGCCGGACGCCCTCGTGCCCTTCCGCGTGTTCGCCGTCACCACCGGCGTCCTGGCGCTGATCCTGACGCTCGCCGGGGTCGTCGTGCTGGTCGGTGCCGCCGAGCGGCTGATGGGGTCGCGCCGGACCGTCTCCGCGTTCCTGGCGACGAGCGTCGTCGGCGCGGCGGCCGCAGCGGTCGTCGGGGTCATCGACCCGGACGGCCGGCGCGGTGCCGCCCTGCTCTCCGGCGCCGAGGGACTCGACCCGTGGACGGCGATCCTCGGCACGATCACGACGGCGAGTGCCTTCGCCGGACCGCTCTGGCGTCGTCGGATCCGGGTGAACGCGGTGGCGGTCGTCCTGGCGCTCTTCCTCTACGCCGGGCACACCGCCGACCTGTCCGCCGTCGTCGCGACGGCCGCAGGCTGGGGGCTCGGCGAGGTGTTCCGCCGCACCCCGAAGCGCACCGGCTGGACCCGCAGCTCGCACCGCGAGACACGGGTGCTGCTCGGCACGGTGGTCCTGGTGTCGGCGGTCGGACCGGTGATCGCCCTCGTCTCCCGCGCCCGGGTCGGTCTGCTCGCGCCGATCGCCGCGGTCGTCGGGATGGGGCCGGCCGACCAGCCGTCGGTCTGTCGCGCCGGCGGGGTCGCGGGGGAGTGCCTGCACCGCCTGCTGACCTACCGTGCGACGGACCCGTGGTCCCTGCTGCTCGCGATCGCCCCGCTGCTCGTGCTCGTCGTCGGTGCGGTCGGGCTGTTCCGTGGCAGCCGGTTCGCGGTGTGGCTCGTCGTGGTCGTCGACACCGTCACGGGCATCGCCGCCGCCGTCACGTACACCGACGTGCCCGGTCGGGTCGAGCAGCTCCGCGGGTCCGAGGACGACGTCGTCGTGGTGCTCTCGATCGCCGCGTCGATCGCGGTACCGCTCGTCACCGCGCTTGTCCTCGTCCTGCTGCGGCGGTCGTTCACGGTCGCCGTCGCCCGCAGTCGTGTCCTCGCGTTCGCGGTGACCGTCCTGGCCGCCGCCGCGGTCCTGGCGACGCTCGTGTTCGTCGTCGCCGACGCCGCGCCGGTGCGGGTGCACGACCCGCTCGGCCTGGTCGTGGCCGTGCTCGGACCGCTCTCGCCGGTCGTGCACCACCGCGACCTGCCGATCCGGGACCCCGGCCTCAGGACGGTGCTGAGCCTCGTCGGCCCGCTGCTCTGGGCCGTCGTCGCCGTCGCCGCGATCCGGCCCGCCGGTGCGGCACCCGGTGTGGCCGACGCCGACGCCGACGTCTCCGCCGCGGACCGCGACCGTGCCCGGGCGCTGCTCGTCGCCGGCGGTGGCGACACGTTCGGCTGGATGGCGACGTGGCCGGGCAGCGCGCACTGGTTCAGCGCCGACGGCCGCGCCGGCGTCGCCTACCGCCGCACCGGTACCGTCGCGGTGGCGCTCGGCCCGTTCGGCTGGCCGGACGCCCGGGTGTCGGCCCTCACCGAGTTCGCCCGACACTGCGACGACAACGGCTGGACCGCGGTCTTCCACGGCATCGACACGACGAGCGCAGCGGCCCTCACCCGACTCGGCTGGCGCACCCTGCCGGTCGCCGAGGACGCGTCGTTCGACCCGCGGGACTGGACCACGAGCGGCAGTCGGAAGCAGGACGTCCGCACCGCCGTCAACAAGGCACGCCGCTCGGGCTTCACCGCCACCTGGTCGTCGTGGCAGGAACTGCCCGTGGCGACCACCCGGCAGATCGAGGCGATCTCCGAGGAGTGGGTCGCCGACCGCGAGCTCCCCGAGATGGGCTTCACGCTCGGCAGCCTGGACGAGATGCGCGACCCCGCCGTCCGGACCCTGGTCGCCCAGGACGCCGAGGGCACCGTCCTCGGCGTCACCAGCTGGCTGCCCTCCCACCGCGAGGGCCGCGTGGTCGGCTGGACACTCGACGTGATGCGGCGTCGGGCGGACGCCCCGAACGGCGTGATGGAGTTCCTGGTCGCCTCCGCCGCCGAGGTGATGCGGGAACAGGGCGCGGAACGGCTCGGCCTCTCCGCCGCGCCGCTCGCCCGCACGCCCGGCACCGGGTCGACCGGGGACGGTGTCGAGACGCTGCTCGAACTGGTCGGCGGGGTCCTCGAGCCGGTCTACGGGTTCCGGTCGCTGCTCCGGTTCAAGCGGAAGTTCGGCCCGGAACTCGAGCCGCTCGTCCTGGCCTACCCGGACCCGGTGGCGCTGCCCGCGATCGGTGTCGCGGTGGTGCGCGCCTACCTGCCCGACCTGTCGCTCCGGCAGGCGCTCGCGCTGGTCCGCGGGCGCGGCTGA